In Haloterrigena turkmenica DSM 5511, a single genomic region encodes these proteins:
- a CDS encoding DUF7097 family protein — protein MEKTPRGTSVGVDDPYEFAGVCDHLTGEGTCRYAFDHYEHDPEFARERAEDEYECPVVDPESDWTWADCPHFRSRNRDRECVRCGLEEKRMAHDDERPLLEEHHLSYARDGETLSHEITVYLCRWCHAKVHNSWARITDDAAPDPEAIAALEERRGREYEELGFQSAAERYDEDD, from the coding sequence ATGGAGAAAACGCCGCGGGGAACGTCGGTCGGCGTCGACGACCCCTACGAGTTCGCGGGCGTCTGCGACCACCTCACCGGCGAGGGAACGTGTCGGTACGCCTTCGACCACTACGAGCACGATCCCGAATTCGCTCGCGAACGCGCCGAAGACGAGTACGAGTGTCCCGTCGTCGACCCCGAATCGGACTGGACGTGGGCCGACTGCCCGCACTTCCGCTCGCGCAATCGCGACCGGGAGTGCGTCCGGTGTGGCCTCGAGGAAAAGCGCATGGCCCACGACGACGAGCGCCCGCTGCTCGAGGAGCACCACCTCTCGTACGCGCGCGACGGGGAGACCCTCTCCCACGAGATCACGGTCTACCTCTGCCGGTGGTGTCACGCGAAGGTCCACAACTCGTGGGCGCGGATCACCGACGACGCGGCGCCGGATCCGGAGGCGATCGCCGCGCTCGAGGAACGGCGCGGTCGGGAATACGAGGAGTTGGGGTTCCAGTCGGCCGCGGAGCGGTACGACGAGGACGACTGA
- a CDS encoding glycosyltransferase family 2 protein — MYRQHTVGVVVPAYNEEGFVGDVLRTMPEYVDRIYAVDDCSTDGTWDEIRQTAEEINGAAEESVAAVRADEQPVTATDGGPAFDRRVVPIQHETNRGVGGAIKTGYLEALEDKIDITAVMGGDGQMDPDILSRFLDPIVEGKADYTKGNRLVDKEYRDGMSRWRFFGNSVLTFLTKIASGYWKMMDPQNGYTAISQRALENVGIEEMYEYYGYCNDLLVKLNARGMRIADVPMPAVYGDEESSIDYPSYIWNVSGMLLRNFCWRLKARYLVLDFHPLALFYLLGTAICGVGVLGIAWSLYAWMTLAAPLFVRGSVSALLFVTGCLFVFFAMLFDMQANESMEV, encoded by the coding sequence ATGTATAGACAGCACACGGTCGGCGTCGTCGTTCCGGCGTACAACGAGGAAGGATTCGTCGGCGACGTGCTCAGAACGATGCCGGAGTACGTCGATCGGATCTACGCCGTCGACGACTGCTCGACCGACGGCACCTGGGACGAGATCCGCCAGACGGCCGAGGAGATAAACGGCGCCGCCGAGGAGTCCGTCGCGGCCGTTCGGGCCGACGAACAGCCGGTGACCGCCACCGACGGCGGTCCGGCGTTCGACCGGCGCGTCGTTCCGATTCAACACGAGACGAACCGCGGCGTCGGTGGTGCGATCAAGACCGGCTATCTCGAGGCCCTCGAGGACAAGATCGACATCACCGCCGTGATGGGCGGCGACGGTCAGATGGACCCCGACATCTTGTCGCGCTTTCTCGATCCGATCGTCGAGGGCAAGGCAGACTACACGAAAGGGAACCGCCTGGTCGACAAGGAGTACCGCGACGGCATGTCGCGGTGGCGGTTCTTCGGCAACTCAGTCTTAACCTTCCTGACAAAGATTGCCTCCGGCTACTGGAAGATGATGGACCCACAGAACGGGTACACAGCCATCTCCCAGCGGGCCCTCGAGAACGTCGGCATCGAGGAGATGTACGAGTACTACGGCTACTGTAACGACCTGCTGGTGAAGCTCAACGCCCGCGGCATGCGGATCGCCGACGTCCCGATGCCGGCCGTCTACGGCGACGAGGAGTCGAGCATCGATTACCCCTCCTACATCTGGAACGTGTCGGGAATGCTCCTCCGGAACTTCTGCTGGCGGCTGAAGGCTCGCTATCTCGTCCTCGATTTCCACCCGCTGGCGCTGTTTTACCTCCTCGGGACGGCGATCTGCGGCGTCGGCGTCCTCGGGATCGCCTGGTCGCTGTACGCCTGGATGACGCTCGCCGCCCCGCTGTTCGTCCGCGGATCGGTGAGCGCGCTCCTGTTCGTCACCGGCTGCCTGTTCGTCTTCTTCGCGATGCTGTTCGACATGCAGGCCAACGAGTCCATGGAGGTGTGA
- the ppc gene encoding phosphoenolpyruvate carboxylase, protein MRLHNREIRQDVRELGALLGDVLEDQTSRQGFETVESCRRAAIDYRSGDLESREPLISRLEGLSPHNQRIVARAFTTYFELINLAEERERVRTIRTESNEGTLEDSLEMAAEELGERGVDTVEDVLDDVLIEPTFTAHPTEARRKTVKSKLRTISTHLETLDERLLTEKEQSQVWRDIDAEVTSLWQTPQVRNRQPEPEDEARNVQWYLENTLFDVVGEVYDELADAIDAETAGDLEIPKLFEFRSWAGSDRDGNPYVTPEVTANVLERQREVVLEKYRDELKRLSGVLSQDGSRIDTGGEFEASLEDDRERLPGSARTAEDRYPGEPYRQKLKLMRERLARVGDVRPGGYDDVDELLDDLAVIAQSLRNNSGESVVEAHVDPIRRQVATFGFSLASLDLREHQQKHTGAIAEALEREGIDYRSLSEDERVELLTDAVLQDDPLVDLSETSDLSEDSARVLELFDSLGDWQTEYGVEAIDTYAISMTDEPSHVLEVLFLADQAGVVSLPEHAGIDIVPLLETEYALSGARRIMGTLFENEAYSQALEARGRTQEIMLGYSDSNKENGFLAANWSLFKNQRRLGEICDDYDVQMRLFHGRGGSISRGGGPMNEALLALPNNTITGQVKFTEQGEAIAEKYANPRIAERNIEQMLNAQLRARLYAKEEPDEEELPEEWFDAMETMADAARQEYRDLLESDGFVQYFEQATPISVIEDLDLGSRPASRSGERTVEDLRAIPWVFSWTQSRCILPGWYAVAAGIDAYLEDGGSMETMQEMYDQWPFFRTTLDNAALSLSRTELEIADQYADLADSELRERFFPRITDEYQRATELITEIGQREDLHTRDWLGENLARRNPYVDPLNVLQVYLLDRNHRTDVEERTLRLTVKGIAAGMKNTG, encoded by the coding sequence ATGAGACTTCACAACAGGGAGATTCGACAGGACGTTCGAGAACTCGGCGCGTTACTCGGGGACGTTCTCGAGGACCAGACCTCCCGGCAGGGGTTCGAGACGGTCGAGTCGTGCCGGCGGGCGGCGATCGATTACCGATCGGGCGACCTCGAGTCCCGTGAGCCGCTGATCTCGCGACTCGAGGGGCTCTCGCCCCACAATCAGCGGATCGTCGCGCGGGCGTTTACGACCTACTTCGAACTGATCAACCTCGCGGAGGAGCGCGAGCGAGTCCGAACGATCCGCACCGAATCCAACGAGGGAACGCTCGAGGACAGCCTCGAGATGGCGGCCGAGGAACTCGGCGAGCGCGGCGTCGACACCGTCGAGGATGTGCTCGACGACGTTCTCATCGAGCCGACGTTCACGGCCCATCCGACGGAGGCGCGGCGCAAAACGGTCAAATCGAAGCTGCGGACGATCTCGACGCACCTCGAGACGCTGGACGAACGGCTGCTGACCGAGAAGGAGCAGTCGCAGGTCTGGCGGGACATCGATGCCGAGGTGACGAGCCTCTGGCAGACCCCACAGGTGCGAAACCGCCAGCCCGAGCCCGAAGACGAGGCGCGCAACGTCCAGTGGTACCTCGAGAACACCCTGTTCGACGTCGTCGGCGAGGTCTACGACGAGCTCGCCGACGCGATCGACGCGGAGACGGCGGGCGACCTCGAGATTCCGAAGCTGTTCGAGTTCCGCTCGTGGGCGGGCAGCGACCGCGACGGCAACCCCTACGTGACGCCCGAAGTGACCGCGAACGTCTTGGAGCGCCAGCGCGAGGTCGTCCTCGAGAAGTACCGTGACGAGCTCAAGCGCCTCTCGGGCGTCCTGAGCCAGGACGGGAGCCGGATCGACACCGGCGGCGAGTTCGAGGCCTCCCTCGAGGACGACCGCGAGCGACTGCCCGGAAGCGCTCGCACCGCCGAAGATCGGTACCCGGGTGAGCCCTACCGCCAGAAACTCAAACTCATGCGCGAGCGCCTCGCGCGCGTCGGCGACGTCCGGCCGGGTGGCTACGACGACGTCGACGAACTCCTCGACGATCTCGCGGTCATCGCACAGAGTCTGCGGAACAACAGCGGGGAGAGCGTCGTCGAGGCCCACGTCGATCCGATCCGCAGACAGGTCGCCACCTTCGGCTTCTCGCTGGCCAGTCTGGACCTGCGCGAACACCAGCAGAAACACACCGGCGCTATCGCCGAGGCCCTCGAGCGAGAGGGGATCGACTACAGATCGCTCTCCGAGGACGAACGCGTCGAACTGCTGACCGACGCGGTCCTACAGGACGACCCCCTCGTCGATCTCTCGGAGACGAGCGACCTCTCCGAGGACTCGGCGCGAGTCCTCGAACTCTTCGACAGCCTCGGGGACTGGCAGACCGAGTACGGCGTCGAAGCCATCGACACCTACGCCATCTCGATGACCGACGAGCCCAGCCACGTCCTCGAGGTGCTGTTCTTGGCCGATCAAGCCGGCGTCGTCTCGCTGCCCGAACACGCGGGGATCGACATCGTTCCGCTGCTCGAGACCGAGTACGCCCTCTCGGGAGCGCGACGCATCATGGGGACGCTGTTCGAAAACGAGGCCTACAGTCAGGCCCTCGAGGCCCGCGGGCGGACTCAGGAGATCATGCTGGGCTACTCGGACTCGAACAAGGAGAACGGCTTCCTGGCGGCCAACTGGTCGCTATTTAAAAACCAGCGCCGGCTGGGCGAGATCTGCGACGATTACGACGTCCAGATGCGGCTGTTCCACGGCCGGGGTGGCTCGATTTCCCGTGGCGGCGGGCCGATGAACGAGGCGCTGCTGGCCCTGCCGAACAACACGATCACCGGCCAGGTCAAGTTCACCGAACAGGGCGAGGCCATCGCCGAGAAGTATGCCAACCCCCGTATCGCCGAGCGCAACATCGAGCAGATGCTCAACGCCCAGCTCCGGGCGCGGCTGTACGCGAAGGAAGAACCCGACGAGGAGGAGCTCCCCGAGGAGTGGTTCGACGCGATGGAGACCATGGCCGACGCCGCCCGGCAAGAGTACCGGGATCTCCTCGAGAGCGACGGCTTCGTCCAGTACTTCGAGCAGGCGACGCCGATCTCCGTCATCGAGGATCTCGATCTGGGCTCCCGGCCGGCCTCGCGCAGCGGCGAGCGCACCGTCGAGGATCTGCGGGCGATCCCGTGGGTGTTCTCCTGGACCCAGTCGCGGTGTATCCTCCCGGGCTGGTACGCCGTCGCCGCGGGGATCGACGCGTATCTGGAGGACGGTGGCTCGATGGAGACCATGCAGGAGATGTACGACCAGTGGCCGTTCTTCCGGACCACGCTCGACAACGCGGCGCTCTCGCTGTCGCGAACCGAACTCGAGATCGCCGACCAGTACGCCGACCTCGCCGATTCGGAGCTCCGCGAGCGGTTCTTCCCGCGGATCACCGACGAGTACCAGCGCGCGACGGAGCTGATCACCGAGATCGGCCAGCGGGAGGACCTGCACACGCGCGACTGGCTCGGCGAGAACTTGGCGCGGCGCAACCCCTACGTCGACCCGCTGAACGTGTTACAGGTCTACCTGCTCGATCGCAACCACCGGACGGACGTCGAAGAGCGGACGCTGCGGCTGACGGTGAAGGGAATCGCCGCCGGGATGAAGAACACGGGCTAA
- a CDS encoding DUF354 domain-containing protein translates to MATTPAGRVVVTVQHPAHVHFFRNAIDELEERGYDVRVFARAKDVTEALLEAYGIEYERLAGSAESPFELAKVQATYEYRLLKRVRRLDPDVMLAIGEPAVAHASAAVDGHSVLFTDTEHATLSNALALPFADLVCTPRAFWDDRGSSHYTYPGYHELAYLHPDRFSPDPSVLADLEPQVEAGLPAATDGGAASGTATGADSVEPGDATATIGDESLIVLRLISWTAAHDIGQEGMAGVERLVADLEREGATVLVSAEGDLPPALADRRIDLPPERMHDLLAHADLFLGESATMAIESAVLGTPSLYVSDLDAGVLEELETRYGLIRRLEQDAEPSQVAATARELLAIDDSTWRERRRTLFDETIDTTEFVVNTVERVSDA, encoded by the coding sequence ATGGCGACTACACCTGCGGGCCGCGTCGTCGTCACCGTCCAGCATCCGGCTCACGTCCACTTCTTCAGGAACGCGATCGACGAACTGGAGGAACGGGGCTACGACGTTCGCGTCTTCGCCCGCGCGAAGGACGTCACCGAGGCTCTCCTCGAAGCCTACGGGATCGAGTACGAGCGTCTCGCGGGGAGCGCGGAGTCGCCCTTCGAACTCGCGAAAGTGCAGGCGACCTACGAGTACCGCCTGCTCAAACGCGTCCGACGGCTGGATCCGGACGTCATGCTCGCGATCGGCGAACCGGCGGTCGCACACGCGTCCGCGGCCGTCGACGGCCACAGCGTGCTGTTCACCGACACCGAGCACGCGACCCTGTCGAACGCGCTCGCGCTGCCGTTCGCCGACCTCGTCTGTACGCCCCGTGCGTTCTGGGACGACCGCGGCTCCTCCCACTACACCTATCCGGGCTACCACGAACTGGCGTACCTCCACCCGGATCGGTTCAGTCCCGATCCGTCGGTCCTCGCGGACCTCGAGCCGCAGGTCGAGGCGGGACTTCCCGCGGCGACCGACGGAGGGGCCGCGTCCGGGACCGCCACCGGAGCTGACTCTGTTGAGCCCGGCGACGCGACCGCCACCATCGGCGACGAGTCGCTGATCGTCCTGCGGCTGATCTCGTGGACCGCGGCCCACGACATCGGCCAGGAGGGGATGGCCGGTGTCGAACGCCTCGTCGCCGACCTCGAGCGCGAGGGGGCGACGGTCCTCGTCTCGGCGGAGGGCGACCTCCCGCCGGCGCTTGCCGACCGACGGATCGACCTGCCGCCCGAACGGATGCACGACCTGCTGGCTCACGCCGATCTGTTCCTCGGCGAGAGCGCGACGATGGCCATCGAGAGCGCCGTCCTCGGCACGCCGTCGCTGTACGTCTCCGATCTGGACGCCGGCGTCCTCGAGGAACTCGAGACGCGCTACGGGTTGATCCGCCGGCTCGAGCAGGACGCCGAGCCGAGCCAAGTCGCCGCCACCGCCCGGGAGCTGCTGGCGATCGACGACTCGACGTGGCGGGAGCGTCGACGGACGCTGTTCGACGAGACGATAGACACGACGGAGTTCGTCGTGAACACGGTCGAACGGGTGAGCGACGCATGA